One window from the genome of Salvelinus fontinalis isolate EN_2023a chromosome 3, ASM2944872v1, whole genome shotgun sequence encodes:
- the LOC129851236 gene encoding soluble calcium-activated nucleotidase 1-like, whose protein sequence is MNSLRISVRGLPALAFMACAAADPRFRLKWRAITVATLLALTLLLYLHQTTGVGTGGNDFFGGVSSDRFHHHGNGAQSWWTNNDKEVNNNGNRQPVAAVGSNGGVNWKNKHYNNTYPLSPPERIASGSIRYRIGVIADLDMASRSTKGQTWFSVMRRGHLVVSESGDRVEVEWDADSLTLESHLAEKGRGMELSELVAFNGHLYSVDDRTGVVYRIEGNQAVPWVILTDGDGSVSKGFKAEWLAVKDECLYVGGLGKEWTTTTGEFINDNPQWIKVVGYRGDVEHENWVPRYNALRSAAGIQPPGYLIHESAAWSDRLQRWFFLPRRASSERYDEMADERRATNLLLSCPSDFRDITVGHAGPLHPTHGFSSFKFVPDTDDQIVLALKSEEDAGKIATYILAFTLDGRMLLPETKIGDLKYEGLEFI, encoded by the exons ATGAATTCCCTGCGGATCTCCGTTCGAGGCCTTCCCGCCCTGGCCTTCATGGCCTGCGCTGCCGCCGACCCCCGCTTCCGCCTAAAATGGAGGGCCATCACCGTGGCAACGCTCCTCGCCCTCACCCTGCTGCTCTACCTGCACCAGACGACGGGGGTCGGAACTGGCGGCAATGACTTCTTCGGCGGCGTCTCCTCTGACCGCTTCCATCACCACGGTAACGGGGCGCAAAGCTGGTGGACGAACAATGACAAGGAAGTAAACAATAATGGTAACCGTCAACCGGTGGCTGCAGTGGGATCCAACGGCGGCGTCAACTGGAAGAATAAACACTACAACAACACATATCCTCTCAGCCCGCCGGAGAGGATTGCGTCTGGGAGCATCCGGTACCGTATTGGGGTGATCGCCGACTTGGACATGGCTTCAAGGAGCACCAAG GGTCAGACGTGGTTTAGCGTCATGCGGAGGGGCCACCTGGTGGTGTCTGAGAGTGGGGACAGAGTGGAGGTGGAGTGGGACGCAGACAGCCTGACCCTGGAGAGCCACCTGGCTGAGAAGGGACGAG GTATGGAGCTGTCGGAGCTAGTTGCGTTCAACGGTCACCTATACAGTGTGGACGACCGTACAGGAGTTGTCTACAGGATAGAGGGGAACCAGGCGGTACCCTGGGTGATACTGACTGATGGAGACGGGTCTGTCTCaaaag GGTTCAAGGCGGAGTGGCTGGCGGTGAAGGATGAGTGCCTCTACGTGGGGGGTCTGGGTAAAGAGTGGACGACCACTACCGGAGAGTTCATCAACGACAACCCCCAATGGATCAAGGTGGTGGGTTACCGCGGCGACGTGGAACACGAGAACTGGGTACCGCGTTACAACGCCCTGCGCAGCGCAGCCGGGATTCAACCGCCAG GTTACCTGATCCATGAGTCTGCGGCGTGGTCCGACCGCCTCCAGCGCTGGTTCTTCCTCCCCCGCCGCGCCAGCTCCGAACGCTACGATGAGATGGCCGACGAGCGCCGCGCCAccaacctcctcctctcctgcccctCGGACTTCCGCGACATCACCGTGGGGCACGCTGGACCGCTCCACCCAACGCACGGTTTCTCCTCCTTCAAGTTCGTACCGGACACCGACGATCAGATCGTACTCGCGTTGAAGTCGGAGGAGGACGCGGGGAAGATAGCGACGTATATCCTGGCGTTTACGTTAGACGGGAGGATGTTACTGCCAGAGACGAAGATAGGAGACCTGAAGTATGAAGGACTGGAGTTTATTTaa